From Drosophila suzukii chromosome 2R, CBGP_Dsuzu_IsoJpt1.0, whole genome shotgun sequence, a single genomic window includes:
- the Patronin gene encoding patronin isoform X28, producing MDVETQEIRQARQRASVKWLLSKAFNNRVPDNLKEPFYRDHENQERLKPQIIVELGNATLYCQTLSNLYSDPNYQSMNHWSIIQTLARKGVPVAESSDMPITETVLIQTNPLRINAHMSVIESLMVLYAKEISSGDRVMAAIRRISGNNYQAPPGQSYEQALLGWISHACAALKKRIIKEVDAGLPDDNGSRLQTPDIPPVRDFQDLCDGICLALLISYYCPKVVPWTSVRINYLPAVEDSIHNILLVCNFSQKHLPYSVFHMTPEDVTYMRGSMKLNLVLLLTDLFNLFEIHPAKCVCYPGMDGQAFVVHKSRGITTLASMHSQQQQQLHQQHQQQQQQQYHQQAPQQHPSQSQLQIQQQEPLVPARLRQAKEKTNVESKADERGDFVAAGRPSNWEQSRRPSFAGRRSRRNSSSEDSQLTIENFGGSQDQLNTLGRYERDRERKLSNTSVGSAYPVEPAVAVRSSIADARGTLQLGYDTDSGSEKQDRETEKYSMRRQVSVDNVPTVSSHNLSNTGSPLPVARHKQHSSDKDYSSNSGMTPDAYNDTRSTSGYDPESTPVRKSSTSSMPASPAAWQLDVGDDDMRSLENASKLSTIRMKLEEKRRRIEQDKRKIEMALLRHQEKEDLESCPDVMKWETMSNESKRTPDMDPVDLDKYQQSIAIMNMNLQDIQQDIHRLATQQSQMQAQHLQAQQLMQAQQIANMLNQQQTYGSQQHLADHHYQQPRPMQQSFGSSPHLPQAYNAPVSAYSSRPPSRDPYQQQHQHQQPQPMAMPQPMQYVNEHGQYMSPPQPAHYMQQQPQQQPQSIYSDNGAAYNNHSNHSPYGGAPQYRSSVVYDDYGQPTNHFYLHESSPQPQAHPQRRTWAHSAAAAAYEQQQQIQPPLVDVNAWQTQQHQKQKQTWMNRPPSSAGAPSPGSFVLHQNGGGGGGGGGGGELQHLFQVQASPQHGQRQVSGSNGVQRQQSLTNLRDNRSPKAPQQMGMPMVMPMQHEDMMAPQSICFIGDEEDVDELERNIIESMQSTRISDFVHQQQQQHQQQLQQQQRLQGHSGRGSSSEDYDSGEMISNKLNITSGNLTYRIPSPSRPSIQANSFQDPRAMAAASGGEDQPPEKGFYISFDDEQPKRPKPPLRAKRSPKKEAPPGSRDSVDNQATLKRESLSQLHNNNIIGFGGEDVNSKPMTRHSIHGLNNSNSVKSPGNATYNKYTDEPPIQLRQLAASGAVSPTGNERRLLEDLTNQPPQQLMQQPMSPTRLQQSSNNAEAAKNKALVIGADSTNLDPDSVDEMERRKEKIMLLSLQRRQQQEEAKARKEIESSQKREKEREKEEERSRKKEEQMARRAAILEQHRLKKAIEEAEREGKTLDRPDLHVKLQPHSSTSTTPRLRQQRTTRPRPKTIHVDDASVDISEASSISSRGKKGSSSNLTGYGQLSSNSMKRDYYRGSQDSLTVKESPDDYPSTSSTPIGRRGSYKTSREPAGVERGRTLSRISVAKGSTLNFRGRKSNSLMNLCDTDSGLGRATPPRRAPSPGMGMGASGRHMPSPSGPGSLPPGLISKRRGFDDGSSDFSLTPNLNMEYSGPKLYKQPAAKSNRGIILNAVEYCVFPGVVNREAKQKVLEKIARSEAKHFLVLFRDAGCQFRALYSYQPETDQVTKLYGTGPSQVDEVMFDKFFKYNSGGKCFSQVHTKHLTVTIDAFTIHNSLWQGKRVQLPSKKDMALVI from the exons ATGGATGTCGAAACACAGGAAATACGACAG GCTCGTCAACGTGCTTCCGTCAAGTGGCTGCTCTCGAAGGCCTTCAACAATCGCGTGCCGGACAACCTGAAGGAGCCCTTCTACCGCGACCATGAGAACCAGGAGCGCCTCAAGCCGCAGATCATCGTGGAGCTGGGCAACGCCACGCTCTACTGCCAGACGCTGTCCAATCTGTACTCAGATCCCAACTACCAAAGCATGAACCACTGGTCAATAATACAGACGCTAGCGCGCAAGGGAGTTCCCGTGGCGGAATCCTCGGACATGCCCATTACCGAAACGGTATTAATTCAAACGAATCCGCTGCGAATT AACGCCCACATGTCTGTGATAGAATCGCTGATGGTTTTGTATGCGAAGGAAATATCGTCGGGTGACCGCGTCATGGCGGCCATACGAAG AATATCTGGCAACAACTATCAGGCGCCTCCTGGCCAGTCCTACGAGCAAGCTCTGCTGGGCTGGATTTCACATGCTTGCGCCGCTCTTAAGAAGCGCATTATCAAGGAGGTGGACGCCGGACTGCCCGATGATAAT GGCTCTCGTCTGCAGACGCCGGACATACCGCCTGTAAGGGACTTCCAGGATCTGTGCGATGGCATCTGCTTGGCACTGCTCATCTCGTACTACTGTCCAAAGGTGGTGCCGTGGACGAGTGTGCGGATTAACTATCTGCCGGCCGTCGAGGATTCGATTCACAACATCCTGCTTGTGTGCAATTTCTCGCAGAAGCATCTGCCATATAGCGTGTTCCACATGACGCCCGAGGATGTAACCTATATGCGCGG ATCCATGAAACTGAATCTGGTACTGCTGCTCACGGACCTATTCAATCTGTTCGAGATACACCCAGCCAAGTGTGTTTGCTACCCCGGCATGGATGGTCAGG CCTTCGTGGTGCACAAGTCGCGTGGCATCACCACACTCGCCTCCATGCactcgcagcagcagcagcagctccatcagcaacaccagcagcagcaacagcagcaataCCACCAGCAGGCACCGCAGCAACACCCGTCCCAGTCGCAGCTCCAAATTCAGCAGCAGGAGCCCTTGGTTCCGGCTCGGTTGCGCCAGGCTAAAGAAAAGACCAATGTCGAGTCGAAGGCGGACGAGAGAG GCGATTTTGTCGCTGCGGGTCGACCAAGTAACTGGGAACAGAGCCGCCGGCCAAGCTTTGCAG GTCGTCGATCGCGCAGAAATTCTTCCAGCGAGGACTCCCAGCTGACCATCGAGAACTTTGGCGGCTCCCAGGATCAGCTGAATACCCTAGGGCGGTACGAACGCGACAGGGAACGTAAGTTGTCCAACACCAGTGTGGGCAGTGCATATCCAGTTGAACCCGCTGTGGCCGTGCGATCTTCGATTGCCGATGCTCGAGGCACCTTGCAATTGGGCTACGACACGGATTCGGGCTCTGAGAAGCAGGATCGTGAAACGGAAAAGTATTCGATGCGCCGGCAGGTCAG TGTCGACAATGTGCCCACGGTTTCGTCGCACAATCTCTCGAATACGGGCAGCCCGTTGCCGGTGGCAAGGCACAAGCAACATTCCAGCGACAAAGactacagcagcaacagcggCATGACGCCGGATGCCTACAACGACACCCGTTCCACCAGTGGCTACGACCCGGAGAGCACTCCCGTGCGCAAATCCTCAACGAGCAGCATGCCGGCGAGTCCCGCTGCCTGGCAGTTGGATGTGGGAGACGACGACATGCGATCGCTGGAGAATGCCAGCAAGCTGTCCACAATTCGGATGAAGCTGGAGGAGAAGCGTAGGCGCATAGAGCAGGACAAGCGCAAGATCGAGATGGCCTTGCTGCGGCACCAGGAGAAG GAGGATCTGGAGTCGTGTCCGGACGTGATGAAGTGGGAGACCATGAGCAACGAATCGAAGCGCACGCCCGACATGGATCCCGTTGACTTGGACAAGTACCAG CAAAGTATCGCCATCATGAACATGAATCTGCAGGACATTCAGCAGGATATTCACCGCCTGGCCACCCAGCAGAGTCAGATGCAGGCTCAGCACCTGCAGGCCCAGCAGCTGATGCAGGCTCAGCAGATAGCCAACATGCTGAACCAG CAGCAGACCTACGGGTCGCAGCAGCACCTGGCCGATCACCATTACCAGCAGCCGAGACCCATGCAGCAAAGCTTTGGTTCATCGCCGCATCTTCCGCAGGCTTACAATGCTCCAGTCAGTGCGTACAGCTCCCGTCCGCCCAGCCGCGATCCCtaccagcagcagcaccagcatCAGCAGCCACAGCCGATGGCGATGCCCCAGCCGATGCAGTACGTCAACGAGCACGGGCAGTATATGTCGCCGCCGCAGCCCGCCCACTAcatgcagcagcagccacagcagcagccgcagaGCATCTACAGTGACAACGGTGCGGCGTACAACAACCACAGCAACCACTCGCCCTACGGCGGAGCCCCGCAGTATCGGAGCAGTGTGGTATACGACGATTACGGACAGCCCACCAACCACTTCTATCTGCACGAGTCGTCGCCACAGCCTCAGGCTCATCCGCAGCGCAGGACCTGGGCTCACTCAGCGGCAGCTGCCGCCTacgagcagcagcagcagatccAACCGCCTCTGGTGGATGTTAATGCCTGGCAGACACAGCAGCACCAGAAGCAGAAACAGACCTGGATGAACAGACCGCCGTCGAGTGCAGGGGCTCCCAGTCCTGGCAGCTTTGTGCTGCACCAGAACGGAGGAGGTGGCGGCGGAGGCGGAGGTGGTGGCGAGCTACAGCACCTGTTTCAGGTACAGGCCTCACCTCAGCACGGCCAGCGTCAGGTGAGCGGATCCAATGGCGTGCAGCGCCAGCAATCGCTGACTAACTTGCGCGACAATCGATCGCCCAAGGCGCCGCAGCAAATGGGAATGCCCATGGTGATGCCTATGCAACACGAGGACATGATGGCGCCGCAGAGCATTTGCTTCATCGGTGACGAGGAGGATGTGGATGAGCTGGAGCGCAACATCATCGAATCCATGCAGTCGACGCGCATCTCCGACTTTgtccaccagcagcagcagcagcaccaacaGCAACTTCAGCAGCAACAGCGGCTGCAGGGGCACAGTGGACGAGGCAGCAGCTCGGAGGATTACGACAGCGGGGAGATGATCTCCAACAAGCTGAACATCACCAGCGGCAATCTCACCTACCGCATACCCTCGCCCTCCCGTCCCTCCATCCAAGCCAACAGCTTCCAGGATCCCCGAGCAATGGCAGCGGCATCCGGCGGCGAGGACCAGCCGCCTGAGAAGGGCTTTTACATCTCCTTCGACGATGAGCAGCCCAAGCGACCCAAGCCACCGCTGCGCGCCAAGCGATCGCCCAAAAAGGAGGCTCCGCCGGGAAGCAGGGACAGCGTCGATAACCAGGCGACTCTCAAACGTGAATCGCTTAGTCAGCtgcacaacaacaacatcattGGGTTCGGTGGTGAGGATGTGAACAGCAAGCCGATGACCAGGCACAGCATCCATGGCCTAAACAACTCCAACAGTGTCAAATCCCCCGGGAATGCCACATACAACAAGTACACCGATGAGCCGCCCATCCAACTCCGCCAGCTGGCCGCCTCGGGAGCAGTTTCGCCAACTGGCAACGAGCGTCGGCTCTTGGAGGATTTGACCAaccagccaccgcagcagttAATGCAGCAACCCATGTCGCCCACGCGACTCCAGCAGAGCAGCAACAACGCAGAGGCGGCCAAAAACAAGGCACTGGTCATCGGAGCAGATTCCACCAACTTGGATCCG GACTCTGTCGATGAGATGGAGCGGCGCAAGGAGAAGATCATGCTGCTGTCCCTGCAACGTCGCCAGCAGCAGGAGGAGGCCAAGGCGCGCAAGGAGATCGAGTCTTCCCAGAAGCGGGAAAAAGAGCGCGAGAAGGAGGAGGAGCGTTCACGGAAGAAGGAAGAGCAAATGGCTAGGCGAGCGGCCATTTTGGAACAGCACAGACTCAAGAAAGCCATCGAAGAGGCCGAGCGAGAG GGTAAAACCCTGGATCGGCCCGATTTGCATGTGAAACTGCAACCCCATTCATCCACCTCAACGACTCCGCGACTGAGGCAGCAGCGCACCACGCGTCCCAGGCCCAAGACGATCCATGTGGACGATGCCAGCGTGGACATCAGCGAGGCTTCGAGCATCTCTAGTCGGGGCAAGAAAGGCTCAAGCTCGAATCTAACCG GCTACGGTCAACTAAGCTCAAATTCAATGAAAAGAGATTACTACAGGGGCTCGCAAGACTCCCTCACTGTAAAAG AGTCACCCGATGATTATCCCAGTACAAGTTCAACTCCGATTGGACGACGGGGATCGTACAAAACTTCCAGAG AGCCAGCCGGCGTAGAAAGGGGCCGCACTCTGTCGCGTATCTCCGTCGCTAAGGGCAGCACGCTTAATTTCCGGGGCCGAAAGTCCAATTCGCTAATGAATCTGTGCG ACACAGATTCGGGACTGGGACGCGCCACTCCGCCGAGGCGTGCTCCGTCGCCTGGAATGGGAATGGGCGCTTCAGGTAGGCATATGCCATCTCCCTCCGGACCGGGCTCTTTGCCGCCAGGTTTGATATCGAAACGTCGCGGATTTGATGATGGATCCAGCGATTTCTCTTTAACTCCGAATTTGAACATGGAATATTCGG GTCCTAAACTCTATAAACAACCAGCGGCCAAATCTAATCGTGGGATTATCCTGAACGCCGTTGAATACTGCGTTTTCCCCGGCGTTGTCAACCGCGAGGCCAAACAGAAAGTGCTGGAGAAGATTGCTCGCTCGGAGGCGAAGCACTTTCTGGTACTCTTCCGGGATGCGGGCTGCCAGTTCCGCGCCCTCTACAGCTACCAGCCCGAAACGGACCAGGTAACGAAGCTGTATGGCACTGGGCCTAGTCAAGTCGACGAAGTGATGTTCGACAAGTTCTTCAA ATACAACTCAGGAGGCAAGTGCTTCTCGCAAGTGCACACAAAGCATCTGACGGTGACCATAGACGCCTTCACAATACACAATTCCCTGTGGCAGGGCAAGCGGGTGCAGTTGCCAAGCAAAAAGGACATGGCGCTTGTTATCTAA
- the Patronin gene encoding patronin isoform X48, which yields MDVETQEIRQARQRASVKWLLSKAFNNRVPDNLKEPFYRDHENQERLKPQIIVELGNATLYCQTLSNLYSDPNYQSMNHWSIIQTLARKGVPVAESSDMPITETVLIQTNPLRINAHMSVIESLMVLYAKEISSGDRVMAAIRRISGNNYQAPPGQSYEQALLGWISHACAALKKRIIKEVDAGLPDDNGSRLQTPDIPPVRDFQDLCDGICLALLISYYCPKVVPWTSVRINYLPAVEDSIHNILLVCNFSQKHLPYSVFHMTPEDVTYMRGSMKLNLVLLLTDLFNLFEIHPAKCVCYPGMDGQAFVVHKSRGITTLASMHSQQQQQLHQQHQQQQQQQYHQQAPQQHPSQSQLQIQQQEPLVPARLRQAKEKTNVESKADERGDFVAAGRPSNWEQSRRPSFAGRRSRRNSSSEDSQLTIENFGGSQDQLNTLGRYERDRERKLSNTSVGSAYPVEPAVAVRSSIADARGTLQLGYDTDSGSEKQDRETEKYSMRRQVSVDNVPTVSSHNLSNTGSPLPVARHKQHSSDKDYSSNSGMTPDAYNDTRSTSGYDPESTPVRKSSTSSMPASPAAWQLDVGDDDMRSLENASKLSTIRMKLEEKRRRIEQDKRKIEMALLRHQEKEDLESCPDVMKWETMSNESKRTPDMDPVDLDKYQQTYGSQQHLADHHYQQPRPMQQSFGSSPHLPQAYNAPVSAYSSRPPSRDPYQQQHQHQQPQPMAMPQPMQYVNEHGQYMSPPQPAHYMQQQPQQQPQSIYSDNGAAYNNHSNHSPYGGAPQYRSSVVYDDYGQPTNHFYLHESSPQPQAHPQRRTWAHSAAAAAYEQQQQIQPPLVDVNAWQTQQHQKQKQTWMNRPPSSAGAPSPGSFVLHQNGGGGGGGGGGGELQHLFQVQASPQHGQRQVSGSNGVQRQQSLTNLRDNRSPKAPQQMGMPMVMPMQHEDMMAPQSICFIGDEEDVDELERNIIESMQSTRISDFVHQQQQQHQQQLQQQQRLQGHSGRGSSSEDYDSGEMISNKLNITSGNLTYRIPSPSRPSIQANSFQDPRAMAAASGGEDQPPEKGFYISFDDEQPKRPKPPLRAKRSPKKEAPPGSRDSVDNQATLKRESLSQLHNNNIIGFGGEDVNSKPMTRHSIHGLNNSNSVKSPGNATYNKYTDEPPIQLRQLAASGAVSPTGNERRLLEDLTNQPPQQLMQQPMSPTRLQQSSNNAEAAKNKALVIGADSTNLDPDSVDEMERRKEKIMLLSLQRRQQQEEAKARKEIESSQKREKEREKEEERSRKKEEQMARRAAILEQHRLKKAIEEAEREGKTLDRPDLHVKLQPHSSTSTTPRLRQQRTTRPRPKTIHVDDASVDISEASSISSRGKKGSSSNLTESPDDYPSTSSTPIGRRGSYKTSRGPKLYKQPAAKSNRGIILNAVEYCVFPGVVNREAKQKVLEKIARSEAKHFLVLFRDAGCQFRALYSYQPETDQVTKLYGTGPSQVDEVMFDKFFKYNSGGKCFSQVHTKHLTVTIDAFTIHNSLWQGKRVQLPSKKDMALVI from the exons ATGGATGTCGAAACACAGGAAATACGACAG GCTCGTCAACGTGCTTCCGTCAAGTGGCTGCTCTCGAAGGCCTTCAACAATCGCGTGCCGGACAACCTGAAGGAGCCCTTCTACCGCGACCATGAGAACCAGGAGCGCCTCAAGCCGCAGATCATCGTGGAGCTGGGCAACGCCACGCTCTACTGCCAGACGCTGTCCAATCTGTACTCAGATCCCAACTACCAAAGCATGAACCACTGGTCAATAATACAGACGCTAGCGCGCAAGGGAGTTCCCGTGGCGGAATCCTCGGACATGCCCATTACCGAAACGGTATTAATTCAAACGAATCCGCTGCGAATT AACGCCCACATGTCTGTGATAGAATCGCTGATGGTTTTGTATGCGAAGGAAATATCGTCGGGTGACCGCGTCATGGCGGCCATACGAAG AATATCTGGCAACAACTATCAGGCGCCTCCTGGCCAGTCCTACGAGCAAGCTCTGCTGGGCTGGATTTCACATGCTTGCGCCGCTCTTAAGAAGCGCATTATCAAGGAGGTGGACGCCGGACTGCCCGATGATAAT GGCTCTCGTCTGCAGACGCCGGACATACCGCCTGTAAGGGACTTCCAGGATCTGTGCGATGGCATCTGCTTGGCACTGCTCATCTCGTACTACTGTCCAAAGGTGGTGCCGTGGACGAGTGTGCGGATTAACTATCTGCCGGCCGTCGAGGATTCGATTCACAACATCCTGCTTGTGTGCAATTTCTCGCAGAAGCATCTGCCATATAGCGTGTTCCACATGACGCCCGAGGATGTAACCTATATGCGCGG ATCCATGAAACTGAATCTGGTACTGCTGCTCACGGACCTATTCAATCTGTTCGAGATACACCCAGCCAAGTGTGTTTGCTACCCCGGCATGGATGGTCAGG CCTTCGTGGTGCACAAGTCGCGTGGCATCACCACACTCGCCTCCATGCactcgcagcagcagcagcagctccatcagcaacaccagcagcagcaacagcagcaataCCACCAGCAGGCACCGCAGCAACACCCGTCCCAGTCGCAGCTCCAAATTCAGCAGCAGGAGCCCTTGGTTCCGGCTCGGTTGCGCCAGGCTAAAGAAAAGACCAATGTCGAGTCGAAGGCGGACGAGAGAG GCGATTTTGTCGCTGCGGGTCGACCAAGTAACTGGGAACAGAGCCGCCGGCCAAGCTTTGCAG GTCGTCGATCGCGCAGAAATTCTTCCAGCGAGGACTCCCAGCTGACCATCGAGAACTTTGGCGGCTCCCAGGATCAGCTGAATACCCTAGGGCGGTACGAACGCGACAGGGAACGTAAGTTGTCCAACACCAGTGTGGGCAGTGCATATCCAGTTGAACCCGCTGTGGCCGTGCGATCTTCGATTGCCGATGCTCGAGGCACCTTGCAATTGGGCTACGACACGGATTCGGGCTCTGAGAAGCAGGATCGTGAAACGGAAAAGTATTCGATGCGCCGGCAGGTCAG TGTCGACAATGTGCCCACGGTTTCGTCGCACAATCTCTCGAATACGGGCAGCCCGTTGCCGGTGGCAAGGCACAAGCAACATTCCAGCGACAAAGactacagcagcaacagcggCATGACGCCGGATGCCTACAACGACACCCGTTCCACCAGTGGCTACGACCCGGAGAGCACTCCCGTGCGCAAATCCTCAACGAGCAGCATGCCGGCGAGTCCCGCTGCCTGGCAGTTGGATGTGGGAGACGACGACATGCGATCGCTGGAGAATGCCAGCAAGCTGTCCACAATTCGGATGAAGCTGGAGGAGAAGCGTAGGCGCATAGAGCAGGACAAGCGCAAGATCGAGATGGCCTTGCTGCGGCACCAGGAGAAG GAGGATCTGGAGTCGTGTCCGGACGTGATGAAGTGGGAGACCATGAGCAACGAATCGAAGCGCACGCCCGACATGGATCCCGTTGACTTGGACAAGTACCAG CAGACCTACGGGTCGCAGCAGCACCTGGCCGATCACCATTACCAGCAGCCGAGACCCATGCAGCAAAGCTTTGGTTCATCGCCGCATCTTCCGCAGGCTTACAATGCTCCAGTCAGTGCGTACAGCTCCCGTCCGCCCAGCCGCGATCCCtaccagcagcagcaccagcatCAGCAGCCACAGCCGATGGCGATGCCCCAGCCGATGCAGTACGTCAACGAGCACGGGCAGTATATGTCGCCGCCGCAGCCCGCCCACTAcatgcagcagcagccacagcagcagccgcagaGCATCTACAGTGACAACGGTGCGGCGTACAACAACCACAGCAACCACTCGCCCTACGGCGGAGCCCCGCAGTATCGGAGCAGTGTGGTATACGACGATTACGGACAGCCCACCAACCACTTCTATCTGCACGAGTCGTCGCCACAGCCTCAGGCTCATCCGCAGCGCAGGACCTGGGCTCACTCAGCGGCAGCTGCCGCCTacgagcagcagcagcagatccAACCGCCTCTGGTGGATGTTAATGCCTGGCAGACACAGCAGCACCAGAAGCAGAAACAGACCTGGATGAACAGACCGCCGTCGAGTGCAGGGGCTCCCAGTCCTGGCAGCTTTGTGCTGCACCAGAACGGAGGAGGTGGCGGCGGAGGCGGAGGTGGTGGCGAGCTACAGCACCTGTTTCAGGTACAGGCCTCACCTCAGCACGGCCAGCGTCAGGTGAGCGGATCCAATGGCGTGCAGCGCCAGCAATCGCTGACTAACTTGCGCGACAATCGATCGCCCAAGGCGCCGCAGCAAATGGGAATGCCCATGGTGATGCCTATGCAACACGAGGACATGATGGCGCCGCAGAGCATTTGCTTCATCGGTGACGAGGAGGATGTGGATGAGCTGGAGCGCAACATCATCGAATCCATGCAGTCGACGCGCATCTCCGACTTTgtccaccagcagcagcagcagcaccaacaGCAACTTCAGCAGCAACAGCGGCTGCAGGGGCACAGTGGACGAGGCAGCAGCTCGGAGGATTACGACAGCGGGGAGATGATCTCCAACAAGCTGAACATCACCAGCGGCAATCTCACCTACCGCATACCCTCGCCCTCCCGTCCCTCCATCCAAGCCAACAGCTTCCAGGATCCCCGAGCAATGGCAGCGGCATCCGGCGGCGAGGACCAGCCGCCTGAGAAGGGCTTTTACATCTCCTTCGACGATGAGCAGCCCAAGCGACCCAAGCCACCGCTGCGCGCCAAGCGATCGCCCAAAAAGGAGGCTCCGCCGGGAAGCAGGGACAGCGTCGATAACCAGGCGACTCTCAAACGTGAATCGCTTAGTCAGCtgcacaacaacaacatcattGGGTTCGGTGGTGAGGATGTGAACAGCAAGCCGATGACCAGGCACAGCATCCATGGCCTAAACAACTCCAACAGTGTCAAATCCCCCGGGAATGCCACATACAACAAGTACACCGATGAGCCGCCCATCCAACTCCGCCAGCTGGCCGCCTCGGGAGCAGTTTCGCCAACTGGCAACGAGCGTCGGCTCTTGGAGGATTTGACCAaccagccaccgcagcagttAATGCAGCAACCCATGTCGCCCACGCGACTCCAGCAGAGCAGCAACAACGCAGAGGCGGCCAAAAACAAGGCACTGGTCATCGGAGCAGATTCCACCAACTTGGATCCG GACTCTGTCGATGAGATGGAGCGGCGCAAGGAGAAGATCATGCTGCTGTCCCTGCAACGTCGCCAGCAGCAGGAGGAGGCCAAGGCGCGCAAGGAGATCGAGTCTTCCCAGAAGCGGGAAAAAGAGCGCGAGAAGGAGGAGGAGCGTTCACGGAAGAAGGAAGAGCAAATGGCTAGGCGAGCGGCCATTTTGGAACAGCACAGACTCAAGAAAGCCATCGAAGAGGCCGAGCGAGAG GGTAAAACCCTGGATCGGCCCGATTTGCATGTGAAACTGCAACCCCATTCATCCACCTCAACGACTCCGCGACTGAGGCAGCAGCGCACCACGCGTCCCAGGCCCAAGACGATCCATGTGGACGATGCCAGCGTGGACATCAGCGAGGCTTCGAGCATCTCTAGTCGGGGCAAGAAAGGCTCAAGCTCGAATCTAACCG AGTCACCCGATGATTATCCCAGTACAAGTTCAACTCCGATTGGACGACGGGGATCGTACAAAACTTCCAGAG GTCCTAAACTCTATAAACAACCAGCGGCCAAATCTAATCGTGGGATTATCCTGAACGCCGTTGAATACTGCGTTTTCCCCGGCGTTGTCAACCGCGAGGCCAAACAGAAAGTGCTGGAGAAGATTGCTCGCTCGGAGGCGAAGCACTTTCTGGTACTCTTCCGGGATGCGGGCTGCCAGTTCCGCGCCCTCTACAGCTACCAGCCCGAAACGGACCAGGTAACGAAGCTGTATGGCACTGGGCCTAGTCAAGTCGACGAAGTGATGTTCGACAAGTTCTTCAA ATACAACTCAGGAGGCAAGTGCTTCTCGCAAGTGCACACAAAGCATCTGACGGTGACCATAGACGCCTTCACAATACACAATTCCCTGTGGCAGGGCAAGCGGGTGCAGTTGCCAAGCAAAAAGGACATGGCGCTTGTTATCTAA